From Sporosarcina sp. Marseille-Q4943, the proteins below share one genomic window:
- the adh gene encoding aldehyde dehydrogenase, with amino-acid sequence MVQAVENHVYAFPNTEGAKVNFKERYDNFIGGKWTAPVNGQYFDNPTPVTGKVFTQVARSTAEDIELALDAAHAAKDAWGKTSVTERANILLKIADRMEANLEMLAVAETWENGKAVRETLNADLPLAIDHFRYFASAIRSQEGGVSQIDNNTVAYHFHEPIGVVGQIIPWNFPLLMAVWKLAPALAAGNCVVLKPAEQTPASILVLMELIEDLLPAGVVNIVNGFGLEAGKPLASNPRIGKIAFTGETTTGRLIMQYASQNLIPMTLELGGKSPNIFFEDVMAEDDEFLDKAIEGFVMFALNQGEVCTCPSRALIQESIYDKFIERAIERVKAIKTGNPLDPTVMMGAQASTEQLEKILSYLDIGKQEGAECLAGGEQNKLGGELADGYYVKPTVFKGNNKMRIFQEEIFGPVVSVTTFKTKEEALEIANDTLYGLGAGVWTRDMNTAYRFGRGIQAGRVWTNCYHAYPAHAAFGGYKASGIGRENHLQMLSHYQQTKNMLVSYSEDKLGFF; translated from the coding sequence ATGGTACAAGCTGTTGAGAATCACGTTTATGCATTTCCGAACACAGAAGGGGCTAAGGTGAATTTTAAGGAACGCTATGATAATTTTATCGGCGGAAAATGGACAGCCCCAGTGAATGGACAGTATTTCGACAACCCAACGCCAGTCACGGGCAAAGTGTTTACGCAAGTGGCGCGTTCGACTGCGGAAGATATTGAGCTTGCGCTAGATGCAGCCCATGCTGCGAAAGATGCTTGGGGGAAAACGTCCGTTACGGAACGGGCGAATATCCTGTTGAAAATTGCTGATCGCATGGAAGCGAATCTTGAGATGCTTGCCGTTGCGGAAACATGGGAGAACGGTAAAGCGGTTCGCGAAACGCTGAATGCCGATTTGCCGCTCGCAATCGACCATTTCAGATATTTCGCTTCGGCAATTCGATCGCAAGAAGGCGGCGTCAGCCAAATCGACAATAATACAGTGGCGTACCATTTCCATGAACCGATTGGAGTCGTCGGTCAGATCATCCCTTGGAACTTCCCGCTCTTGATGGCGGTTTGGAAGCTTGCACCTGCGCTCGCTGCCGGGAACTGCGTCGTGCTGAAGCCGGCTGAGCAAACGCCTGCGTCCATCTTAGTATTGATGGAATTGATCGAGGATCTATTGCCTGCAGGAGTCGTCAATATCGTCAACGGTTTTGGTCTCGAAGCGGGCAAGCCGCTTGCGTCGAACCCGCGGATCGGTAAAATCGCATTCACAGGCGAGACGACGACTGGCCGCCTCATCATGCAATATGCATCACAGAACTTGATTCCGATGACGCTTGAGCTTGGCGGGAAATCGCCGAATATCTTCTTCGAGGACGTCATGGCGGAAGACGATGAATTTCTGGATAAAGCGATTGAAGGCTTCGTCATGTTTGCCTTGAACCAAGGTGAAGTGTGCACATGCCCTTCACGTGCATTAATCCAGGAGTCCATTTACGACAAATTCATCGAGCGTGCAATCGAGCGCGTCAAAGCGATCAAAACCGGCAACCCGCTCGACCCGACAGTCATGATGGGCGCACAAGCTTCAACGGAGCAATTGGAGAAAATCCTTTCGTACCTTGATATCGGGAAACAGGAAGGGGCAGAGTGCCTCGCTGGTGGAGAGCAGAACAAGCTCGGAGGAGAGCTGGCGGATGGCTATTACGTCAAACCGACTGTCTTCAAAGGGAATAACAAGATGCGTATCTTCCAAGAGGAAATCTTCGGGCCGGTCGTTTCCGTCACGACATTCAAGACGAAGGAAGAAGCGTTGGAAATTGCGAACGACACATTATACGGCCTAGGAGCGGGCGTCTGGACACGCGACATGAACACGGCATACCGCTTCGGACGTGGCATCCAAGCAGGTCGCGTCTGGACGAACTGCTACCATGCATATCCGGCACACGCCGCTTTCGGAGGCTACAAAGCATCCGGAATCGGACGTGAAAACCACCTGCAAATGCTGTCCCATTACCAACAGACGAAAAATATGCTCGTCAGCTATAGCGAAGACAAATTAGGCTTCTTTTAA